A single window of Candidatus Binatia bacterium DNA harbors:
- the recA gene encoding recombinase RecA — MSTEEKKKALELAVSQIEKQFGKGSLMKLGADDLARDIPVVSTGSLGLDVALGVGGLPCGRVIEIYGPESSGKTTLALEAIAQAQRRGGTAAFVDAEHALDVNYARKLGVRTAELLISQPDNGEQALEITETLVRSGAIDILVIDSVAALVPRAEIEGDMGEPQMGLQARLMSQALRKLTGTISRSNCIVIFINQIRMKIGVMFGNPETTTGGNALKFYATVRLDIRRIASLKQGEQVIGNRTRVRVVKNKVAPPFREAEFDILYGTGINKEGELLDLGSEMNIVEKSGSWYSYGTDRIGQGRDNACEFLREHHDIANQIEAKVRESVGLPSSAPVLKVVDGGLSEAKDEGDKTKKAAKASGAK, encoded by the coding sequence ATGTCGACGGAAGAAAAGAAGAAGGCCCTGGAGCTCGCGGTCAGCCAGATCGAGAAGCAGTTCGGCAAAGGCTCGCTGATGAAGCTCGGCGCAGACGATCTTGCCAGGGACATTCCGGTGGTGTCCACCGGATCGCTCGGCCTCGACGTCGCGCTCGGAGTCGGCGGCCTGCCGTGCGGGCGCGTCATCGAGATCTACGGGCCGGAATCCTCCGGCAAGACCACGCTGGCGCTGGAAGCGATCGCGCAGGCGCAAAGGCGCGGCGGCACCGCAGCGTTCGTCGACGCGGAGCACGCGCTGGACGTGAACTATGCGCGCAAGCTCGGCGTGCGCACCGCCGAGCTCCTGATCTCCCAGCCCGACAACGGCGAGCAGGCCCTGGAGATCACCGAAACGCTGGTGCGCAGCGGCGCCATCGACATCCTCGTCATCGACTCGGTGGCCGCACTGGTACCGCGCGCCGAGATCGAAGGCGACATGGGCGAGCCGCAGATGGGCCTGCAGGCACGGCTGATGTCGCAGGCCCTGCGCAAGCTGACGGGCACGATCTCGCGCAGCAACTGCATCGTCATCTTCATCAACCAGATCCGCATGAAGATCGGCGTGATGTTCGGAAACCCCGAGACCACCACCGGCGGCAACGCGCTCAAATTCTACGCGACGGTGCGCCTGGACATCCGCCGCATCGCCTCGCTCAAGCAGGGCGAGCAGGTGATCGGCAACCGCACGCGCGTGCGTGTCGTCAAGAACAAGGTCGCGCCGCCGTTCCGCGAAGCCGAGTTCGACATCCTCTACGGCACCGGCATCAACAAGGAAGGCGAGCTTCTCGACCTCGGCTCCGAGATGAACATCGTCGAGAAGAGCGGCTCGTGGTACTCGTACGGCACCGATCGCATCGGCCAGGGCCGCGACAACGCCTGCGAGTTCCTGCGCGAGCACCACGACATCGCCAACCAGATCGAGGCCAAGGTGCGCGAGTCCGTCGGGCTGCCGTCGTCGGCGCCCGTGCTCAAGGTCGTCGACGGCGGGCTTTCCGAAGCGAAAGACGAGGGCGACAAGACGAAGAAGGCCGCGAAGGCCTCCGGCGCCAAGTAG